From the Saccharobesus litoralis genome, one window contains:
- the trmH gene encoding tRNA (guanosine(18)-2'-O)-methyltransferase TrmH, with the protein MISNRIARINQLLDKRQPDLTVCMENVHKPHNLSAVVRTADAVGVHRVHAIWSRNNAHLGNSTASGSQKWVDVANHYSLDDALQTLKSENMQILATHLSDESVDYREIDYTKPTAIMLGTEKFGISEQAIAAADHCIVIPMVGMVQSLNVSVANALVLYEAQRQRQAAGMYDTPRLAKAERDRVLFEGGHPIFAQACIRKGLPYPAIDENGEIIASDEWWQKMQMDQSAWQHIDDE; encoded by the coding sequence ATGATTTCAAACCGCATAGCCCGCATCAACCAATTGCTTGATAAGCGTCAACCCGATCTCACTGTTTGCATGGAAAACGTGCATAAACCTCATAACTTATCAGCTGTCGTCCGCACAGCGGATGCTGTTGGTGTGCACCGTGTACATGCAATATGGTCGCGTAATAACGCTCATTTAGGTAATTCAACCGCCAGTGGTAGTCAAAAATGGGTTGATGTCGCCAATCATTATTCATTGGATGACGCACTACAAACCCTCAAATCTGAGAATATGCAAATACTCGCCACCCATTTATCTGACGAATCGGTAGACTATCGCGAAATTGATTACACCAAGCCAACAGCGATTATGCTTGGCACCGAAAAGTTTGGTATTTCAGAGCAAGCAATCGCCGCCGCAGATCATTGTATTGTTATTCCTATGGTGGGTATGGTGCAATCATTAAATGTGTCGGTGGCCAATGCCTTGGTACTATACGAAGCGCAACGTCAACGCCAAGCTGCTGGTATGTACGACACACCACGCCTCGCAAAAGCTGAGCGTGACCGAGTGCTATTTGAGGGCGGCCACCCTATCTTTGCCCAAGCCTGTATTCGTAAAGGATTGCCTTATCCTGCAATTGATGAAAATGGAGAGATTATTGCTAGTGATGAATGGTGGCAAAAAATGCAAATGGATCAATCTGCGTGGCAGCATATTGATGATGAGTAA
- a CDS encoding DUF6492 family protein, whose translation MNKIGAVLPLCITGSYDVDDLGRTEILFKSLAAFMQPGLIDPFLIVTPPHEVDIVREKCGKWTELFNIQVLSEEDLVPEMKNHPHVRGWRKQQLVKLAAARVIKRDFFITFDADVICLRPLAYDDLIVNNKAILQYEARALHPKWWKSSSRILNMNPNVGDAQIGMSVTPALMSTELCQLAMAEIGGKKRNWADYLCSLHKPSNPKNWWIGRYLKNKWTEYSLYYLAAMKNNALDNHHIRCGTTELPQELLIHDSHPYAEWDVAKSFAPERNGLFCVVGSKTRLEPADVWQKIAKYIPYSN comes from the coding sequence ATGAATAAAATAGGTGCCGTTTTACCGCTATGCATCACAGGCTCATACGATGTTGATGATTTAGGTCGAACGGAAATACTCTTTAAATCTTTAGCCGCATTTATGCAGCCAGGTTTAATCGATCCTTTTTTAATTGTGACTCCTCCGCATGAAGTCGATATCGTTCGTGAAAAGTGTGGTAAATGGACTGAGTTATTCAACATTCAAGTTTTGAGCGAAGAAGATCTCGTACCTGAAATGAAAAATCATCCACACGTTCGAGGTTGGCGCAAACAACAGCTAGTTAAGCTAGCTGCCGCAAGGGTCATAAAACGCGACTTTTTTATCACCTTTGATGCAGATGTCATTTGTTTACGGCCGCTTGCTTATGACGATCTTATTGTCAACAACAAAGCCATTTTGCAATACGAAGCCCGCGCGTTGCACCCTAAGTGGTGGAAGTCTTCAAGCCGTATTTTAAACATGAATCCTAACGTCGGCGATGCCCAAATTGGTATGTCAGTCACGCCAGCCCTCATGTCAACAGAGTTATGTCAGTTAGCCATGGCAGAAATTGGCGGTAAAAAACGTAACTGGGCTGATTATTTATGTTCACTGCATAAACCAAGCAATCCGAAAAACTGGTGGATTGGCCGTTACTTAAAAAATAAATGGACTGAATATTCACTCTATTATCTAGCCGCTATGAAGAATAACGCGCTGGATAATCACCATATTCGCTGTGGCACAACCGAGTTACCTCAAGAGTTACTCATCCATGATTCCCACCCTTATGCAGAATGGGATGTAGCCAAAAGCTTCGCCCCCGAGCGTAACGGGCTATTTTGTGTTGTGGGCAGCAAAACCCGTTTAGAGCCAGCCGACGTTTGGCAAAAAATAGCGAAATACATCCCCTATAGCAACTAA
- a CDS encoding RidA family protein → MSKQIISTDDAPAAIGTYSQAVKVGTTVYLSGQIPLDPKTMELNSEDFAEQAEQVFKNLAAVCEAAGGELQDMVKVNIFLLDLGNFATVNEIMAKHFKQPYPARAAIGINQLPRGAQIEIDGVLELPSTN, encoded by the coding sequence ATGTCAAAACAAATTATATCTACAGATGATGCACCAGCGGCAATTGGTACTTACAGCCAAGCAGTCAAAGTCGGTACTACCGTTTACCTTTCAGGTCAAATTCCACTTGATCCAAAAACCATGGAGCTAAACAGTGAAGATTTTGCTGAGCAAGCAGAGCAAGTATTTAAAAACTTAGCAGCGGTTTGCGAAGCGGCCGGTGGTGAATTACAAGATATGGTTAAAGTTAATATCTTCCTATTGGATTTAGGCAACTTCGCCACCGTCAATGAAATTATGGCTAAACACTTTAAACAGCCTTACCCAGCTCGTGCTGCCATTGGTATTAACCAGTTACCACGTGGTGCACAAATTGAAATTGATGGCGTACTAGAGCTGCCAAGCACTAACTAG